In Acidianus brierleyi, one genomic interval encodes:
- a CDS encoding 7-cyano-7-deazaguanine synthase, whose protein sequence is MSIISPFSEMSKAEVIKLGSELNVDFSKTWSCIISGKIHCGFCVPCRSRKRAFNSIKIEDPTNYYYNIDPNQIDELVKKLSFEELYEKYLKPFLQYTAEYPKEFVDNYVNIMKKCGAKH, encoded by the coding sequence TTGAGTATAATTTCACCATTTTCTGAAATGAGTAAAGCTGAAGTAATAAAATTAGGTTCGGAATTAAATGTAGATTTCTCAAAAACTTGGAGTTGCATAATCTCTGGAAAAATACATTGCGGATTTTGCGTTCCTTGTAGATCTAGAAAAAGAGCATTTAACAGCATTAAAATAGAAGATCCTACAAATTATTACTATAATATTGATCCTAACCAAATAGACGAGCTTGTTAAAAAACTGAGCTTTGAGGAACTGTATGAGAAATATTTGAAACCTTTTCTTCAATATACTGCAGAATATCCGAAAGAGTTTGTAGACAATTATGTAAATATTATGAAGAAATGTGGTGCTAAGCATTAA
- a CDS encoding AAA family ATPase, with amino-acid sequence MAEILFDTRPKTEKKDFFDREKEIEELKDIIAHRDFAAVLGIRRIGKTSLVRVTLNELSNYMALSINLGKLGNKKSYPMEIFSRIFIEGSVEVLRKNTFAGKVSKIIANRLGIDPTDILELNWVKISIRLREFNTHDVNEVVRALDSISKDNGKYLVIFIDEVQNIKKIRGFDLGSFLHDIYEWCNNTIIVVSGSFVGVTEEILNQVEEEKPFFGRKFFRIKLDRFNEEKSKEFLKAGFTEEGIEVNEKVLEEAIRLFDGIPGWLALFGRSYSYAMKHSHQVDIKIILKEAAKEVSRDFTRFLKSSNSPMRYAETILAISRLGNKGSLSEIRESVNSLFKEEIEDSRLHELLGTLINYGFIIKIGRGKYSLPSDLPTKLGLKHSAKNWIKKMS; translated from the coding sequence GTGGCGGAAATTCTCTTTGATACTAGACCAAAAACAGAGAAGAAAGATTTCTTTGATAGAGAAAAGGAAATAGAGGAACTTAAGGATATAATAGCGCATAGAGATTTTGCCGCAGTCTTAGGTATAAGAAGAATTGGAAAAACAAGCTTAGTTAGAGTGACGCTTAACGAACTTTCGAATTATATGGCTCTCTCTATTAATCTGGGTAAACTTGGTAATAAAAAATCTTATCCAATGGAGATTTTTTCTAGAATTTTTATAGAAGGTTCTGTTGAAGTATTAAGAAAGAATACGTTTGCTGGAAAAGTTTCTAAAATAATAGCAAATAGACTCGGTATAGATCCTACTGATATTTTAGAGCTTAATTGGGTTAAGATAAGTATAAGATTGAGAGAATTTAATACTCACGACGTTAATGAGGTTGTTAGAGCATTAGATTCTATATCTAAAGATAACGGAAAATACCTAGTGATTTTTATTGACGAGGTTCAGAATATTAAAAAGATTAGAGGATTTGATTTAGGTTCTTTTCTTCACGATATTTATGAATGGTGTAACAATACAATAATTGTAGTATCTGGTAGTTTCGTAGGAGTTACCGAAGAAATATTAAATCAAGTTGAAGAAGAGAAGCCGTTTTTTGGAAGAAAGTTCTTTAGAATTAAGTTAGACCGTTTTAATGAAGAAAAATCTAAGGAATTCTTAAAGGCAGGGTTTACAGAAGAAGGAATTGAAGTTAACGAAAAGGTTTTAGAGGAGGCAATTAGACTTTTTGACGGTATACCAGGATGGTTAGCTCTTTTCGGAAGAAGTTATTCCTATGCAATGAAGCATTCTCATCAGGTAGATATAAAGATAATATTAAAAGAGGCTGCCAAGGAGGTCTCGAGAGATTTTACGAGATTTTTAAAGTCATCAAATTCTCCAATGAGATATGCTGAGACAATTTTAGCTATATCTAGGTTAGGCAATAAGGGTAGTTTAAGTGAAATTAGAGAGAGCGTTAACTCCTTATTTAAGGAAGAAATAGAGGATTCTAGACTTCATGAATTATTGGGTACATTAATAAATTATGGATTTATAATAAAAATAGGTAGAGGAAAATATTCGCTACCTTCAGATCTACCTACTAAACTAGGTTTAAAGCATTCTGCTAAAAACTGGATAAAGAAAATGAGTTGA
- a CDS encoding dioxygenase family protein → MIKGFYISHGSPTILTENNKWKDTLRSIGKRIKDELNPQTVVVVSPHFFSWSGTFLVETQEKLECIQDYYGFPDELYKFCYSAENDVSLAYKIIENAKRKGIDIAEDNKWGLDHGAWIPLMYMFPEGIRAVTLSITDKSPEVHYKLGEAIAQSIDENVLILGTGSPTHILELFYFNIKPKQSNFDRKLIDLLNKGDFDSIMNLEETKEWKQAQPEGFLRPMYVVMGAIKPKKAEVIDYAVPWPGVSMLACEFK, encoded by the coding sequence ATGATAAAAGGATTTTACATCTCTCATGGATCTCCTACAATTCTAACTGAAAATAATAAATGGAAAGACACTCTTAGGAGTATTGGGAAAAGAATAAAGGATGAATTGAACCCTCAAACTGTTGTAGTAGTAAGTCCTCATTTCTTCTCTTGGTCCGGAACTTTTTTAGTAGAGACTCAAGAAAAATTAGAGTGTATTCAAGATTATTATGGATTTCCAGATGAATTGTATAAGTTTTGTTATTCTGCAGAAAATGATGTAAGTCTGGCATATAAAATAATTGAAAACGCTAAAAGAAAAGGAATAGATATAGCTGAAGATAATAAATGGGGATTGGATCATGGGGCGTGGATACCGCTAATGTATATGTTTCCCGAGGGAATAAGGGCTGTTACTTTATCAATAACAGACAAGTCTCCAGAAGTTCACTATAAGTTAGGTGAAGCTATTGCTCAATCTATAGATGAAAATGTATTAATCCTTGGTACCGGATCTCCAACACATATTTTAGAATTATTTTACTTTAACATAAAACCTAAACAAAGCAATTTTGATAGGAAATTGATCGATCTCCTTAACAAAGGAGATTTTGACTCAATAATGAATCTTGAGGAGACAAAGGAATGGAAACAAGCTCAGCCTGAGGGATTTTTAAGGCCAATGTATGTAGTTATGGGTGCTATAAAACCTAAGAAGGCTGAAGTAATAGATTATGCAGTACCTTGGCCAGGAGTAAGTATGTTAGCTTGTGAATTCAAATAA
- a CDS encoding 7-cyano-7-deazaguanine synthase, translating to MVNDVIIQLTGGVDSTVLAYYLKDKYQLHAVFIYYDYPPQRKEIEIVKDLVKNIDIELTVIDFSSYIKSFDLPPISSINYRLRYQYLIEILAAFSAYPNFNTVAVGW from the coding sequence ATGGTAAATGACGTAATCATTCAGTTAACAGGTGGTGTAGATTCTACAGTTTTAGCGTATTATCTAAAAGATAAATATCAATTACATGCCGTATTTATTTACTATGATTATCCGCCTCAGCGTAAAGAGATTGAAATAGTGAAAGATTTAGTAAAGAATATTGACATAGAGCTTACGGTGATAGATTTTTCTTCGTACATTAAATCGTTTGATTTACCTCCTATTTCATCTATAAATTATAGGTTAAGGTATCAATATTTAATCGAAATTCTTGCTGCTTTTTCAGCTTATCCGAATTTTAATACCGTTGCTGTGGGCTGGTAA
- a CDS encoding MFS transporter yields MVQYKWVALSNTTIGVLMSSINGTIILISLPAIFRGININPVEPSSFQYLLWILMGYNVITAAFLVTFGRLSDIFGRVRLYNLGFAIFTIGSILLYITPNTGDLGALELIIFRLVQGIGAAFLFANSAAIITDAFPVTERGKALGINQIAALAGSLVGLILGGILATINWRFIFLVSVPVGILGTIWSYFKLKETGGTAKGEGIDWIGNLIFAGGLIFLLLGVTYGLMPYGTSQMGWTNPYVIASLIAGAGLLVAFPFVEKRMKYPMFRLELFKIKAFLMGGISQLLFAFAFGGIMIVLIILLQGIWLPLHGYSYSSTPFWAGVYMIPMMAGFVLMGPISGALSDRYGARTLATIGLSIVGVAFIALSTLPYNFNYPEFATIIFIMGLGSGMFGAPNTTAIMNSVPRMHRGAASGMRTTLQNSAQTASLALFFTIIIGVLAATLPTALSDAVTNAGAPQLAPIMSKIPVTSALFSAFLGYNPVGAILSALPHQLTASLSPSTVATLTSKQWFPETIAPPFMHALKISFYIGSAMAFLGAIFSALRGGRTIAEEEITRVNSPIQRGVKDERDRI; encoded by the coding sequence ATGGTTCAGTATAAATGGGTCGCACTTTCAAATACAACAATTGGAGTTCTAATGTCTTCAATAAACGGTACAATAATTCTAATTTCTCTTCCAGCAATTTTTAGAGGAATAAATATTAATCCAGTAGAACCTTCTTCTTTCCAATATCTGTTATGGATTCTAATGGGATATAACGTAATAACTGCAGCGTTTCTTGTGACTTTTGGTAGGCTTTCAGATATCTTCGGAAGGGTAAGGTTATACAATTTAGGCTTTGCAATATTTACTATAGGTTCTATATTGCTTTACATAACTCCTAATACTGGAGATCTTGGAGCTCTAGAGCTTATAATTTTCAGGCTTGTACAAGGAATAGGCGCGGCCTTTCTTTTTGCAAATAGTGCAGCAATAATAACTGACGCTTTCCCAGTGACGGAAAGAGGCAAGGCGTTAGGTATAAATCAAATAGCAGCGTTAGCTGGATCTCTAGTAGGTTTAATTTTAGGAGGAATTTTAGCTACTATAAATTGGAGATTCATATTTCTAGTAAGCGTTCCAGTAGGAATATTAGGTACAATATGGAGTTACTTCAAACTCAAGGAAACTGGAGGAACTGCAAAAGGAGAAGGAATAGATTGGATAGGCAATTTAATTTTTGCTGGTGGATTAATATTCTTACTACTAGGTGTAACATACGGATTAATGCCATACGGAACATCACAAATGGGTTGGACAAACCCCTATGTAATAGCGTCCCTAATAGCTGGTGCAGGACTTTTAGTAGCCTTCCCGTTTGTAGAGAAGAGAATGAAATATCCTATGTTCAGACTTGAACTATTCAAGATAAAGGCATTTCTAATGGGCGGAATTTCTCAGTTACTTTTCGCGTTCGCTTTCGGAGGTATAATGATAGTGCTAATAATTTTACTCCAAGGTATATGGTTACCACTACATGGATATAGCTATTCCTCTACTCCATTTTGGGCTGGAGTTTACATGATACCTATGATGGCAGGATTTGTATTAATGGGACCTATAAGTGGTGCATTATCGGATAGATATGGAGCAAGAACTTTAGCAACTATAGGATTAAGCATAGTAGGTGTTGCTTTTATAGCATTGAGTACATTGCCGTATAATTTTAACTATCCTGAATTTGCTACAATAATCTTTATTATGGGATTAGGTAGCGGTATGTTTGGAGCTCCAAACACTACTGCTATAATGAATAGCGTTCCAAGAATGCATAGAGGCGCAGCGTCAGGGATGAGAACTACACTTCAGAATTCAGCTCAAACTGCTAGCTTAGCGTTATTCTTTACTATAATAATAGGAGTACTAGCAGCTACATTGCCCACTGCTCTTTCAGACGCTGTTACGAATGCTGGAGCTCCTCAATTAGCTCCCATAATGTCAAAAATACCGGTCACAAGTGCTTTATTCTCGGCATTTCTAGGTTACAATCCAGTTGGAGCTATACTTTCAGCTTTACCTCATCAATTGACAGCGTCATTAAGTCCATCTACAGTTGCAACTTTAACAAGTAAACAGTGGTTCCCAGAGACCATTGCTCCACCTTTCATGCATGCACTTAAAATTTCGTTCTATATAGGCTCTGCAATGGCTTTCTTAGGTGCAATATTTTCAGCATTGAGAGGAGGAAGAACAATAGCTGAAGAAGAAATAACAAGAGTTAATTCACCAATTCAAAGGGGTGTAAAGGATGAAAGAGATAGAATCTAA
- a CDS encoding cytochrome P450: MPFNLDPLNPFPFYSIMRKRSPVYFDEKSEIWNVFSYTDVRKVLWDYKNFSWEFEMDGILKGTIINLDPPAHDKLRALVSDPFSPNNVGQLSNRIKDIVNEILNNVKGNEIDIISELAIPVPVRVIANLLGLREEDLWKFKDWTDSLVGVNDYSTDKITELIEYLSEIIAERKTEPKKDLISLLLCSTVDGEKLTEKQLLGFIVLLLIAGNETTTNLIGNGVLTLLENKNSLYELKKDKQKMTTTIEEILRYRSPVQGMFRVAKNDVELSGKKIKKGSAVLAWIGSANRDENQFPNADKFIIDRSPNPHLAFGSGVHTCLGAPLARLEGKIVLSTLLERFSNMELVDQRLEPITNGLFYGVKSLKIYIS; this comes from the coding sequence ATGCCATTTAATTTAGATCCACTCAACCCTTTTCCTTTTTATAGTATTATGAGAAAAAGATCTCCAGTATATTTTGATGAAAAGTCTGAAATATGGAACGTTTTTTCTTATACTGATGTAAGAAAGGTATTATGGGATTATAAGAATTTTTCATGGGAATTCGAAATGGACGGAATATTAAAAGGAACTATAATAAATTTAGATCCACCAGCTCACGATAAGTTAAGAGCATTAGTCTCTGATCCTTTTTCTCCGAATAACGTAGGTCAATTAAGCAATAGGATAAAGGATATAGTTAATGAAATTCTAAATAATGTTAAAGGTAACGAAATAGATATAATAAGTGAGTTAGCAATACCTGTTCCAGTAAGAGTAATAGCTAATTTGCTTGGCCTTCGAGAAGAAGATTTATGGAAATTTAAAGATTGGACTGACAGTCTCGTAGGAGTTAATGATTATTCTACTGATAAAATTACTGAATTGATTGAGTATCTATCAGAAATTATAGCAGAGAGAAAAACTGAACCTAAAAAAGATCTAATATCGCTACTTTTGTGTTCGACTGTTGATGGAGAAAAACTAACTGAAAAACAGTTATTAGGATTTATAGTATTACTTCTAATAGCAGGAAACGAGACTACAACTAATCTAATTGGAAACGGAGTATTGACTTTATTAGAAAATAAAAATTCATTATATGAACTTAAAAAAGATAAGCAAAAAATGACTACTACTATAGAAGAGATCCTTAGGTATAGATCTCCTGTTCAAGGAATGTTCAGAGTAGCAAAAAACGATGTAGAACTCTCTGGTAAAAAAATTAAGAAAGGTTCTGCGGTATTAGCATGGATAGGATCTGCAAATAGGGACGAAAATCAATTTCCTAATGCAGACAAGTTTATAATAGATAGGAGTCCCAATCCTCATCTAGCTTTTGGAAGCGGCGTGCATACATGTCTAGGAGCACCTTTAGCTAGACTAGAAGGTAAAATCGTTCTTAGCACACTTCTAGAAAGATTCTCAAACATGGAATTAGTTGATCAAAGATTAGAACCAATAACTAACGGTCTATTTTACGGCGTTAAAAGCCTAAAAATATACATAAGTTAA
- a CDS encoding MarR family winged helix-turn-helix transcriptional regulator — protein MKEIESKELEVLRIMSIIYKEINREALKRIGEDLSPLDVGIIKALSISPYTPAKIASILGVSKSAMTYAVDRLEKLGLVVRTRSEKDRRVIQLELTEKGKEILLKAEKIYSEVTREKLNVLSEEEISTLIQILQKLVSH, from the coding sequence ATGAAAGAGATAGAATCTAAGGAACTAGAAGTTCTAAGAATAATGTCAATAATATACAAAGAAATTAATAGAGAAGCGTTAAAGAGAATAGGAGAAGACCTTTCGCCATTAGATGTTGGAATAATAAAGGCGTTGAGTATTTCTCCTTATACTCCAGCTAAAATAGCTAGTATTTTAGGAGTTTCAAAGTCCGCTATGACTTACGCTGTAGATAGGTTAGAAAAATTAGGTTTAGTTGTGAGAACTAGGAGCGAAAAAGACAGGAGAGTCATACAATTGGAATTAACGGAGAAAGGTAAAGAAATCTTGCTGAAGGCTGAAAAAATATATTCTGAAGTTACTAGGGAAAAACTTAATGTATTGAGCGAAGAAGAGATCAGCACGTTAATACAAATACTTCAGAAACTAGTCTCACATTAG
- a CDS encoding PaREP1 family protein yields the protein MEELIKKAKEYDIDINDLIIDAISRKDPKEAINLRIELAKKYIMEAEDYLKRGDTVQASGKAYKVAEEIVKALAEKFNIPEYQQALKEGRWYTYWLASAVNRLAKDLGDWILNGWNSAYTLHVWGFHEAKLSTVDITEHLRKVKEMLDNAVKVVGE from the coding sequence ATGGAGGAGCTAATTAAGAAAGCTAAGGAGTACGACATCGATATTAATGACCTAATAATAGACGCTATTTCAAGGAAAGATCCTAAAGAGGCAATTAACTTAAGAATAGAATTAGCAAAGAAATACATTATGGAAGCAGAGGACTATTTGAAGAGAGGTGATACCGTACAGGCTTCAGGGAAGGCTTACAAAGTTGCTGAAGAAATCGTTAAGGCCCTAGCAGAGAAATTCAACATTCCTGAGTATCAACAAGCATTGAAAGAAGGAAGGTGGTACACATATTGGTTAGCCTCCGCAGTTAATAGGTTAGCTAAGGATTTAGGTGATTGGATTTTAAATGGTTGGAATTCCGCTTATACTCTTCACGTGTGGGGTTTTCATGAAGCAAAACTTTCAACTGTAGATATTACTGAGCATCTAAGAAAAGTTAAGGAAATGTTAGATAATGCGGTAAAAGTAGTAGGGGAATAG
- a CDS encoding AAA family ATPase: MKKNVLTGYVSSNWRYLLLFNPKPKEDPKDLFDREKEIEKLRFGINYPMTLLLGIRRSGKSSLVKVLMKEEKGIWLYLDLRKFESSAYISYKDIIQELEKSINTSLPERLKKVFAGVKGVNFVGVNVIFNWGKERIKLAQILDKLSEIAEKEGERIIIIFDESQELRKLKGVNLLYPIAYAFDNLKVRFIFTGSEIGMVYDFLKLDKPDSPLYGRAYTEVNVPPFSKETSLEFLRKGFEEFKIKVEERELEDAVNTLGGIPGWLTYYGFNYIQEKDHEKALNKTVETAISLIKKEFNNFLKGREGAKERYKTIMTVYKNGCKWKEAKIALEAKEGVRIDDKRFTQLLNNLVKASFLIKEGEIYKPTDVLIEKAFS, from the coding sequence TTGAAGAAAAATGTTTTAACTGGCTATGTCTCCAGTAACTGGAGATATCTCCTGTTATTCAACCCAAAGCCTAAAGAAGACCCGAAAGACCTTTTCGATAGGGAAAAGGAAATTGAAAAGTTAAGATTCGGAATAAATTATCCTATGACCCTTTTACTGGGAATAAGAAGGAGTGGAAAATCTTCATTAGTCAAGGTATTGATGAAGGAGGAGAAAGGAATTTGGTTATATCTTGATTTGAGAAAATTCGAGTCGTCTGCTTACATTAGTTATAAGGATATAATACAAGAATTAGAAAAGTCTATAAATACCTCTCTGCCGGAAAGATTAAAGAAAGTATTCGCTGGAGTGAAAGGCGTTAACTTTGTAGGAGTAAACGTAATATTTAACTGGGGAAAGGAGAGGATTAAATTAGCTCAGATACTAGATAAGCTCTCAGAAATTGCAGAAAAGGAAGGTGAACGGATTATAATAATCTTTGACGAATCACAAGAACTCAGAAAACTTAAGGGTGTTAATTTATTATATCCAATAGCTTACGCTTTCGATAATCTAAAGGTCAGATTCATATTTACAGGTAGCGAAATAGGAATGGTTTATGATTTTCTTAAGCTAGACAAGCCTGATTCACCCCTTTACGGAAGGGCTTATACAGAAGTTAATGTACCTCCTTTCAGTAAAGAGACTTCGCTAGAGTTCCTTAGAAAAGGATTTGAAGAATTTAAAATAAAAGTTGAGGAAAGGGAATTAGAAGATGCTGTAAACACTTTAGGAGGAATACCTGGCTGGCTTACATATTACGGATTTAACTATATTCAAGAAAAAGATCATGAAAAAGCACTTAACAAGACTGTTGAAACCGCAATTTCTTTAATAAAGAAAGAATTTAACAATTTCTTAAAAGGTAGAGAAGGGGCTAAAGAAAGGTATAAGACTATAATGACAGTGTATAAAAACGGATGTAAATGGAAAGAAGCTAAAATTGCCTTAGAGGCTAAGGAAGGAGTGAGAATTGATGATAAGAGGTTCACGCAACTGTTAAATAATCTTGTAAAGGCATCGTTTTTGATAAAAGAGGGAGAAATATATAAGCCTACTGATGTATTAATTGAAAAAGCCTTCTCGTAG
- a CDS encoding pyrimidine dimer DNA glycosylase/endonuclease V: MRLWSIHPKYLDSQGLLGLWRESLLAQKVLLGQTVGYKNHPQLIRFKNTKDPILYIGTYLYYVYVEGESRGYNFDKNKIIKYDLTVRMPVTKGQIQYEFQHLLEKLRVRDSSKYEEVKDEIIIETNPIFYVTDGDVEKWEKIKSNLRIKV, translated from the coding sequence ATGAGACTGTGGTCAATACATCCCAAATATCTCGATTCTCAAGGACTTTTGGGCTTATGGAGAGAAAGTCTACTGGCTCAAAAAGTATTGTTAGGGCAAACAGTAGGTTACAAGAATCATCCCCAACTAATAAGATTCAAAAATACTAAGGATCCTATTCTTTATATAGGGACTTATCTATATTATGTTTACGTTGAGGGAGAAAGTAGAGGATATAACTTTGACAAAAATAAAATAATAAAATACGATTTAACGGTTAGGATGCCAGTAACTAAGGGACAAATACAATACGAATTCCAACATCTACTTGAAAAACTTAGAGTAAGGGATTCAAGTAAGTACGAAGAAGTAAAGGATGAAATTATCATCGAAACCAATCCCATATTTTACGTTACTGATGGAGATGTGGAAAAATGGGAAAAGATAAAGAGCAATTTAAGAATAAAAGTTTAG
- a CDS encoding aldehyde dehydrogenase family protein — protein MKSLIIGGEEVDTGEYSSIVNPANGEPFEKVSVIKDKDLIKRSIDLAEDSFREFSKLPLKDRSKILMKASEIMEMRKEDLAKTLSLESGKPIKDSRVEILRAISVFKIAAEEARFVLEGKVHRVDAYEYPPGNQNRIVMEVREPLGIVAAILPFNFPANSFAHKVAPNIVAGNTVIVKPSVSTPLSALELGKIMYEAGLPRGVLSVLIGDSAVIGDELITSKKIQGITFTGSTKVGLSIASKAVLTSKRLMMEMGGSDPIIVLNDADIEKAVNVSVKARFEYAGQNCNAGKRIIVHEDVYDKFSKMYIDAVNKLKVGDPLDENTDVGPIISNTAVNTMNDFIEDAKNKGAKIYSGLRIQKGYYYPLTVLINASPDMKVMKEEVFGPLAPIVKFSSIDEAIDIANSTDYGLQSAIFTKDLNKALRISKELKFGAVIINNSTRLRWDALPFGGVRMSGLGNREGVRNTIMTMTEPKILSIELE, from the coding sequence TTGAAATCACTTATAATCGGAGGAGAAGAAGTAGATACTGGAGAATACTCAAGCATAGTTAATCCAGCTAATGGAGAACCTTTCGAAAAAGTTTCCGTAATCAAAGATAAAGATCTTATCAAAAGATCTATAGATTTGGCAGAAGACTCTTTTAGAGAATTCTCAAAATTACCTTTAAAAGACAGATCGAAAATTCTGATGAAAGCTTCTGAAATAATGGAGATGAGAAAAGAAGATTTGGCAAAAACTCTATCGTTAGAATCTGGAAAACCTATTAAGGATTCTAGAGTTGAGATATTAAGAGCAATCTCAGTATTTAAAATAGCGGCAGAAGAAGCAAGGTTTGTATTAGAAGGGAAGGTACATAGGGTAGATGCTTATGAATATCCTCCAGGAAATCAAAACAGAATTGTCATGGAAGTTAGAGAACCTTTGGGGATAGTAGCTGCCATATTACCGTTTAATTTTCCTGCAAATAGCTTTGCACATAAAGTGGCACCAAATATTGTTGCAGGTAACACAGTAATAGTAAAACCTTCTGTCTCAACTCCGTTATCGGCTTTAGAACTAGGAAAAATTATGTATGAAGCTGGTCTCCCTAGAGGTGTATTAAGTGTATTAATTGGAGACTCTGCAGTTATTGGTGATGAATTGATAACAAGTAAGAAAATTCAAGGAATAACCTTTACTGGATCTACTAAAGTAGGATTAAGTATAGCTAGCAAGGCTGTACTTACTAGCAAGAGATTAATGATGGAGATGGGAGGTTCCGATCCAATAATTGTATTAAACGACGCCGATATAGAGAAGGCAGTAAATGTAAGCGTTAAGGCTAGATTTGAATATGCAGGACAGAATTGTAATGCAGGAAAAAGAATTATTGTTCATGAAGACGTTTACGATAAATTCTCCAAAATGTATATAGACGCAGTAAATAAACTAAAGGTAGGAGATCCTCTAGATGAAAATACTGACGTAGGTCCAATAATTTCTAATACTGCAGTAAATACAATGAATGATTTTATTGAAGATGCTAAAAACAAGGGTGCTAAAATATATTCTGGTCTCAGAATTCAAAAGGGATATTATTATCCATTAACAGTTCTTATTAATGCATCACCGGATATGAAAGTAATGAAGGAGGAAGTTTTCGGTCCCCTAGCACCTATTGTAAAATTCTCCTCAATTGATGAGGCGATAGATATAGCTAATTCAACGGACTATGGCCTACAATCAGCCATTTTTACTAAAGATCTTAATAAGGCACTAAGGATATCTAAAGAATTGAAATTTGGCGCGGTAATAATAAACAATAGTACGAGACTAAGATGGGACGCTCTTCCCTTCGGTGGAGTTAGAATGAGTGGATTAGGAAATAGAGAAGGTGTAAGAAACACAATAATGACTATGACAGAACCAAAAATATTATCTATAGAATTAGAATAG
- a CDS encoding NAD(P)-dependent oxidoreductase, with amino-acid sequence MRIGFIGLGIMGYSMASNLLKAGYELTVYNRTIEKAEKLGKSGAKVAYSPKEVAENSEVVISMVTDAPDVEDVLFSEKGVVKSGKKGLIFIDMSTNSPEFAKKTAKKLSEYGIEFLDAPVTGGDKGAREGTLTIMVGGKENIFRQVEPIFQAMGKNIIYVGEIGSGQALKLCNQVVVSLDMVAVIESLMLARSLGIDDEKLFSVLSTGAGNSFTVQYYLPKIMKGDLEPGFKAAHLKKDLKYALDTGTSASLPLPGTSLALQLYNSMVSLGMGEKGTQGLIKVYEKLIKT; translated from the coding sequence ATGAGAATAGGTTTCATAGGTTTAGGTATTATGGGATATTCCATGGCTTCTAACTTATTAAAGGCAGGATACGAACTTACAGTATATAATAGAACAATAGAAAAGGCAGAGAAGCTAGGAAAAAGTGGAGCTAAAGTAGCATATTCTCCTAAAGAGGTAGCAGAAAATTCAGAGGTTGTTATTTCAATGGTTACGGACGCACCAGACGTAGAAGACGTTTTGTTTAGCGAAAAAGGAGTAGTGAAAAGTGGTAAAAAGGGACTTATATTTATAGATATGAGTACAAATTCACCTGAATTTGCAAAAAAGACTGCTAAAAAACTGAGTGAATACGGCATTGAGTTTCTTGATGCTCCAGTAACGGGTGGAGATAAGGGTGCCAGAGAGGGCACTCTAACTATTATGGTTGGAGGAAAGGAAAATATATTCAGACAAGTCGAACCAATATTCCAAGCTATGGGTAAAAATATTATTTATGTTGGAGAAATTGGATCAGGCCAAGCACTGAAATTATGTAATCAAGTAGTAGTATCTTTAGATATGGTTGCAGTAATCGAAAGTCTTATGCTTGCTAGATCTTTAGGGATAGATGATGAGAAATTGTTTTCAGTTCTATCTACAGGAGCAGGAAATTCTTTCACAGTCCAATACTATTTACCTAAAATCATGAAAGGAGATCTGGAACCTGGATTTAAGGCAGCGCATTTAAAGAAAGATCTAAAATACGCACTGGATACTGGAACATCTGCATCTCTCCCATTGCCTGGAACATCCTTAGCCTTACAGTTATATAATTCGATGGTGTCGCTAGGCATGGGAGAAAAGGGAACTCAAGGTTTGATAAAAGTTTATGAAAAACTCATAAAAACTTAA